A part of Micromonospora chersina genomic DNA contains:
- a CDS encoding GH1 family beta-glucosidase, which produces MSLLTRRRLLRRAALSATAAGAARTGLAGAAAAGTVASAAAVAGCDGTPDPHDDADPDGALRFPSDFGWGAATSAYQIEGAAKEDGRGESVWDTFSHTPGRTRNGDTGDVAADHYHRYAQDLDLMRDLGLRSYRFSISWPRVQADGSGGPNQRGLDFYRRLVDGLHERGIAPMATLFHWDLPQALQDAGGWENRDTAERFAEYADAVFRALGDRVPVWLTVNEPKTVVQNGYLWGHHAPGRQDPAAAYLVAHHLQLAHGLAVRALRAAGVGGRIGPALNLHPCYPADDTAEAATATRLYDGYENRLYLDSIFKGAYPEDVLADLGADSRMVRGVRDGDLKIISSPVDLLAVQYYTPIYVTGQGDTVRRWPTSEAEWQQIYPEGMYDILTRVTRDYGRVPITITENGLPCPDTLAADGTVDDSARIDFLRDHFAAAHRAIRDGVPLESYHVWSLLDNFEWAEGYEQRWGLVYVDYPTQRRVLKRSAHWYRDVIRRNGL; this is translated from the coding sequence ATGTCGCTACTCACCAGACGGCGCCTGCTCCGCCGTGCCGCCCTCTCCGCGACCGCCGCCGGCGCGGCCCGGACCGGGCTGGCCGGCGCCGCCGCGGCCGGGACCGTCGCGTCCGCCGCCGCCGTCGCCGGCTGCGACGGCACGCCCGATCCCCACGACGACGCCGACCCCGACGGCGCGCTGCGCTTCCCGTCCGACTTCGGCTGGGGCGCGGCCACCTCGGCCTACCAGATCGAGGGGGCGGCCAAGGAGGACGGGCGAGGCGAATCCGTCTGGGACACCTTCAGCCACACCCCCGGCCGCACCCGCAACGGCGACACCGGCGACGTCGCGGCCGACCACTACCACCGGTACGCCCAGGACCTCGACCTGATGCGCGACCTCGGGCTGCGCAGCTACCGGTTCTCCATCTCCTGGCCCCGCGTCCAGGCCGACGGGTCCGGCGGGCCCAACCAGCGCGGCCTGGACTTCTACCGCCGCCTCGTCGACGGGCTGCACGAGCGGGGCATCGCGCCGATGGCCACCCTCTTCCACTGGGACCTCCCCCAGGCCCTCCAGGACGCCGGCGGCTGGGAGAACCGGGACACCGCCGAGCGCTTCGCCGAGTACGCCGACGCGGTGTTCCGCGCCCTCGGCGACCGGGTGCCGGTGTGGCTGACCGTCAACGAGCCGAAGACCGTGGTGCAGAACGGCTACCTGTGGGGGCACCACGCGCCCGGCCGGCAGGACCCGGCGGCGGCGTACCTGGTCGCCCACCACCTCCAGCTCGCCCACGGCCTGGCCGTCCGCGCGCTGCGCGCCGCCGGTGTCGGGGGACGGATCGGCCCGGCGCTGAACCTGCACCCCTGCTACCCGGCCGACGACACCGCCGAGGCGGCCACCGCGACCCGGCTGTACGACGGCTACGAGAACCGGCTCTACCTGGACTCGATCTTCAAGGGCGCGTACCCGGAGGACGTGCTGGCGGACCTGGGCGCCGACAGCCGGATGGTCCGCGGCGTGCGGGACGGCGACCTGAAGATCATCTCCAGCCCGGTCGACCTGCTCGCCGTGCAGTACTACACGCCGATCTACGTCACCGGCCAGGGCGACACGGTCCGCCGGTGGCCGACCTCCGAGGCGGAGTGGCAGCAGATCTACCCCGAGGGGATGTACGACATCCTGACCCGGGTCACCCGCGACTACGGCCGGGTGCCGATCACCATCACCGAGAACGGCCTGCCCTGCCCGGACACCCTCGCCGCGGACGGCACCGTCGACGACAGCGCGCGGATCGACTTCCTCCGCGACCACTTCGCCGCCGCCCACCGGGCGATCCGGGACGGGGTGCCGCTGGAGAGCTACCACGTCTGGTCGCTGCTGGACAACTTCGAGTGGGCCGAGGGGTACGAGCAGCGCTGGGGCCTGGTCTACGTGGACTACCCGACCCAGCGCCGGGTGCTCAAG
- a CDS encoding glycoside hydrolase family 48 protein produces the protein MARRRRTAMLAATALAIGGVALPAGAAQAAPACDVTYATNDWGTGFTANVTIKNLGDALTSWTLKFAFPNSTQKLTQGWSAKWSQSGSEVTATNESWNGSLGTGASTTIGFNGAYSGSNPKPTAFTLNGVTCNGTPANQPPTVSLGVPSGPFEAPADVPLTATATDPDGTISKVEFYRNGLLVNTDTSAPYGYTLEDLPAGSYTVQAKAYDNANGIGVAEKSFTVNPASGPVLVATPSAVSVNEGGTSSVKFTLSAAPTANVPVTLAVAGDSDVTVSPSTLTLTPSNWNTGVSATVAAAEDADTTGGTATITASATGFAPVVVTATEIDNDTPGGDNAYIKKFLDQYGKIKNSGYFSPEGVPYHSVETLIVEAPDHGHETTSEAFSFWLWLEAQYGRVTQNWAPFNNAWTVMEKYIIPSHADQPTAGAPGTPQYAAEHNLPSQYPSALEPNVPVGQDPLRSELQSTYGTGDIYGMHWLLDVDNTYGYGRCGDGTTRPAYINTFQRGTQESVWETVPQPSCDTFKHGGQYGYLDLFVKESAAPAKQWKYTNAPDADARAVQAAYWALTWAKAQGKEADVAATVAKAAKMGDYLRYALFDKYFKKIGNCVGASTCPAGSGRDSAHYLLSWYYAWGGAYDTSQNWSWRIGSSHNHFGYQNPLAAWALTNVPELKPKSATATADWQKSFDRQLEFYTWLQSAEGGIAGGATNSWDGSYAQPPAGTATFYGMFYDVDPVYNDPPSNQWFGMQAWSMQRIAELYLQTGNAKAKALLDKWVPWAIANTTLGTNWSIPSDMKWTGQPANWNPTSPQPNTDLHVEVTVKGQDVGVAAAYARTLIAYAAKSGNAAAKTTAKGLLDALSAAADAKGVSMPEKRGDYKRFDDVYNAADGQGLYIPSGWTGKMPNGDAIAAGKSFLDIRSFYKNDPDWPKVQAYLNGGAEPVFNYHRFWAQADVAMAYADYGTYFPAG, from the coding sequence ATGGCCAGACGTCGCCGGACGGCGATGCTCGCCGCCACCGCCCTCGCCATCGGCGGGGTGGCCCTGCCGGCGGGCGCCGCGCAGGCCGCCCCCGCCTGCGACGTGACCTACGCGACGAACGACTGGGGCACGGGCTTCACCGCCAACGTGACCATCAAGAACCTGGGTGACGCGCTCACCAGCTGGACGCTGAAGTTCGCCTTCCCGAACAGCACCCAGAAGCTGACCCAGGGCTGGTCGGCCAAGTGGAGCCAGTCCGGCAGCGAGGTGACCGCGACCAACGAGTCGTGGAACGGCAGCCTCGGCACGGGCGCCTCCACCACCATCGGCTTCAACGGCGCCTACTCGGGCAGCAACCCGAAGCCGACCGCGTTCACCCTCAACGGCGTCACCTGCAACGGCACCCCGGCCAACCAGCCGCCGACGGTCTCGCTCGGCGTGCCGTCCGGGCCCTTCGAGGCGCCGGCCGACGTGCCGCTGACGGCCACCGCCACCGACCCGGACGGCACGATCAGCAAGGTCGAGTTCTACCGCAACGGCCTGCTCGTCAACACCGACACCAGCGCCCCCTACGGCTACACCCTCGAGGACCTGCCGGCCGGCAGCTACACCGTGCAGGCCAAGGCGTACGACAACGCCAACGGCATCGGGGTGGCCGAGAAGTCGTTCACCGTCAACCCGGCCTCCGGCCCGGTGCTGGTGGCCACCCCGTCGGCCGTGAGCGTCAACGAGGGCGGCACCTCCTCGGTGAAGTTCACCCTGAGCGCCGCCCCGACCGCCAACGTCCCGGTGACCCTCGCCGTCGCCGGGGACAGCGACGTGACCGTGTCGCCCTCGACGCTGACCCTGACCCCGAGCAACTGGAACACCGGGGTCAGCGCCACCGTCGCGGCCGCGGAGGACGCCGACACCACCGGCGGCACCGCCACGATCACCGCCTCGGCCACCGGCTTCGCGCCCGTCGTGGTCACCGCCACGGAGATCGACAACGACACCCCGGGCGGGGACAACGCGTACATCAAGAAGTTCCTCGACCAGTACGGCAAGATCAAGAACTCGGGCTACTTCAGCCCCGAGGGCGTGCCGTACCACTCCGTCGAGACGCTCATCGTCGAGGCGCCCGACCACGGCCACGAGACCACCTCGGAGGCGTTCAGCTTCTGGCTCTGGCTGGAGGCGCAGTACGGCCGGGTCACCCAGAACTGGGCCCCGTTCAACAACGCGTGGACGGTGATGGAGAAGTACATCATCCCGTCGCACGCCGACCAGCCCACCGCCGGCGCCCCGGGCACCCCCCAGTACGCCGCCGAGCACAACCTGCCCAGCCAGTACCCGTCGGCCCTGGAGCCGAACGTCCCGGTCGGCCAGGACCCGCTCCGCTCCGAACTCCAGTCCACGTACGGCACCGGTGACATCTACGGCATGCACTGGCTGCTCGACGTCGACAACACCTACGGCTACGGCCGCTGCGGCGACGGCACCACCCGCCCCGCCTACATCAACACCTTCCAGCGCGGCACCCAGGAGTCGGTCTGGGAGACCGTGCCGCAGCCGTCCTGCGACACCTTCAAGCACGGCGGCCAGTACGGCTACCTCGACCTGTTCGTCAAGGAGTCGGCCGCCCCGGCCAAGCAGTGGAAGTACACCAACGCCCCGGACGCCGACGCCCGCGCCGTGCAGGCCGCGTACTGGGCGCTGACCTGGGCCAAGGCGCAGGGCAAGGAGGCTGACGTCGCGGCCACCGTGGCGAAGGCCGCCAAGATGGGCGACTACCTGCGCTACGCGCTGTTCGACAAGTACTTCAAGAAGATCGGCAACTGCGTCGGCGCCTCCACCTGCCCGGCCGGCAGCGGCCGCGACTCGGCGCACTACCTGCTCTCCTGGTACTACGCCTGGGGCGGCGCGTACGACACGTCGCAGAACTGGTCGTGGCGGATCGGCTCCAGCCACAACCACTTCGGCTACCAGAACCCGCTCGCGGCCTGGGCGCTGACCAACGTGCCGGAGCTCAAGCCCAAGTCGGCGACCGCGACCGCGGACTGGCAGAAGAGCTTCGACCGGCAGCTGGAGTTCTACACCTGGCTCCAGTCCGCCGAGGGCGGCATCGCCGGTGGCGCCACCAACAGCTGGGACGGCAGCTACGCCCAGCCGCCGGCCGGCACCGCCACCTTCTACGGCATGTTCTACGACGTCGACCCGGTCTACAACGACCCGCCGTCGAACCAGTGGTTCGGCATGCAGGCCTGGTCGATGCAGCGGATCGCCGAGCTGTACCTCCAGACCGGCAACGCCAAGGCCAAGGCGCTGCTGGACAAGTGGGTGCCGTGGGCCATCGCCAACACCACGCTCGGCACCAACTGGTCGATCCCCTCGGACATGAAGTGGACCGGCCAGCCCGCCAACTGGAACCCGACGAGCCCGCAGCCCAACACCGACCTGCACGTCGAGGTGACGGTGAAGGGCCAGGACGTCGGCGTCGCCGCCGCCTACGCCCGGACCCTCATCGCGTACGCGGCCAAGTCCGGCAACGCCGCGGCCAAGACCACGGCCAAGGGCCTGCTGGACGCGCTGTCGGCCGCCGCCGACGCCAAGGGCGTCTCGATGCCGGAGAAGCGCGGCGACTACAAGCGCTTCGACGACGTCTACAACGCGGCCGACGGCCAGGGCCTCTACATCCCCTCGGGCTGGACCGGGAAGATGCCCAACGGCGACGCCATCGCCGCCGGCAAGAGCTTCCTGGACATCCGCTCGTTCTACAAGAACGACCCGGACTGGCCGAAGGTGCAGGCGTACCTCAACGGTGGCGCCGAGCCGGTCTTCAACTACCACCGGTTCTGGGCCCAGGCCGACGTCGCCATGGCGTACGCCGACTACGGCACCTACTTCCCGGCGGGCTGA
- a CDS encoding DUF3159 domain-containing protein, translated as MPEPERLSGDRPESLADLLGGRRGAVDATVPPVAFAIGWLAAGLWGGVVAAVLAGTAVAGWRWRRGDRPRSVLVGLLAVCVAALIALRTGRATDFFLVQLVSNAASGLAWMVSIAVRWPLLGVLVGAVLGQRSRWRRDPALLRAYGRGSWVWVATYLLRLAVFVPLWLGGQVVALVVARVALTWPLVAAALAVSWLVIRRSLPAGHPGLRHPVVLSDPDDVPAR; from the coding sequence ATGCCGGAGCCGGAGCGGCTGTCCGGGGACCGGCCGGAGTCGCTGGCCGACCTGCTCGGTGGCCGGCGGGGCGCGGTCGACGCCACGGTGCCGCCGGTGGCGTTCGCCATCGGCTGGCTGGCCGCCGGGCTGTGGGGCGGGGTGGTCGCCGCGGTGCTGGCCGGCACGGCGGTGGCGGGCTGGCGGTGGCGGCGCGGGGACCGGCCGCGCTCGGTGCTGGTCGGGCTGCTCGCCGTCTGCGTGGCCGCGCTCATCGCCCTGCGGACCGGGCGGGCGACGGACTTCTTCCTGGTGCAGCTTGTCTCGAACGCGGCGAGCGGGCTGGCCTGGATGGTGAGCATCGCGGTGCGGTGGCCGCTGCTGGGCGTGCTGGTCGGCGCGGTGCTCGGCCAGCGGAGCCGGTGGCGGCGGGATCCGGCGCTGCTGCGGGCGTACGGGCGGGGCAGCTGGGTCTGGGTGGCGACCTACCTGCTGCGGCTGGCGGTGTTCGTCCCGCTGTGGCTCGGCGGGCAGGTGGTCGCGCTGGTGGTGGCGCGGGTGGCGCTGACCTGGCCGCTGGTGGCGGCGGCGCTGGCGGTGAGCTGGCTGGTGATCCGGCGCTCGCTGCCGGCGGGTCACCCGGGGCTGCGGCACCCGGTCGTGCTGTCCGATCCGGACGACGTGCCGGCGCGGTAG
- a CDS encoding RNA-guided endonuclease InsQ/TnpB family protein: MGGCRPGAVDVRRRSARRRHAGPAGRRLATARPGGGGAPAPPVAEGHRQTARLLQPGKAAARLGRHHARVAAIRRRFLHQVSNQLVNTHDRLAIETLTVTGMLGNRRLASAVADAAWGELARQLAYKQQWRGGQLALVDRWYPSTKTCSACRSVAPALPLHQRTFTCQACGHHADRDHNAAVNLAVWAEQHHAQSRDLPAGGPVTNAGRGEGSGPRTRAGETGPDDAGTAPTPPGARRGRPRRALSHNSTEL, encoded by the coding sequence GTGGGTGGGTGTCGACCGGGGGCTGTCGACGTTCGTCGCCGCAGCGCGCGCCGACGGCACGCAGGTCCTGCGGGTCGACGGCTGGCCACGGCCCGCCCGGGCGGCGGTGGCGCGCCAGCGCCGCCTGTCGCGGAAGGTCACCGGCAAACAGCGCGGCTCCTACAACCGGGCAAGGCCGCAGCCAGGCTGGGCCGCCACCACGCCCGCGTGGCCGCGATCCGGCGCCGTTTCCTGCACCAGGTCTCCAACCAGCTGGTCAATACCCACGACCGGCTCGCCATCGAGACCCTCACCGTCACCGGCATGCTCGGCAACCGGCGCCTGGCGTCGGCGGTCGCCGACGCGGCATGGGGCGAACTGGCCCGCCAACTGGCCTACAAGCAGCAGTGGCGCGGCGGCCAACTGGCCCTGGTCGACCGCTGGTACCCGTCGACCAAGACCTGCTCCGCATGCCGGAGCGTGGCCCCCGCACTGCCTCTGCACCAGCGCACGTTCACCTGCCAGGCGTGCGGGCATCATGCCGATCGGGACCACAATGCCGCAGTCAACCTCGCTGTCTGGGCCGAGCAGCACCACGCCCAGTCCCGGGACCTCCCCGCAGGGGGCCCGGTCACCAACGCCGGCCGAGGGGAAGGCTCTGGCCCGCGCACACGCGCGGGCGAAACCGGCCCCGATGACGCAGGAACCGCACCCACCCCACCCGGGGCGAGGCGCGGACGCCCGAGAAGGGCGCTGTCTCACAACTCCACCGAGTTATGA
- a CDS encoding phosphatase PAP2 family protein, with product MRETARGWTAVWLVVLALAQTAAFLLVWRFAVHTELGQWLDTVALTGNRIGQDRIDGPVNRILNAMSVVSLLAVTAMIGFIALIRGRKALAVTATLLIAGANVSTQLLKRYLDRPDFGIDPERAAAGNSLPSGHTAVAASVAIALILVLPPKLRVAGAFLGAGYAAAAGVATLSAGWHRPSDAVAAFLVVGAWAAAAGLVLLFFQREEAVVSPDDAHRAAAVVLGLAGAVALVVSALALSWLVDRSTVPVEELTRRPLFVGYAGSAAGIAGTIAVVAALVLAVVHRLVPRWKG from the coding sequence GTGCGCGAGACGGCGAGGGGTTGGACGGCGGTCTGGTTGGTCGTACTGGCCCTGGCCCAGACGGCCGCGTTCCTGCTGGTGTGGCGCTTCGCCGTGCACACCGAGCTGGGCCAGTGGCTGGACACCGTCGCGCTGACCGGCAACCGGATCGGCCAGGACCGCATCGACGGGCCGGTGAACCGCATCCTCAACGCCATGTCGGTGGTGTCGCTGCTGGCGGTCACCGCCATGATCGGCTTCATCGCGCTGATCCGCGGCCGCAAGGCGCTCGCCGTCACCGCCACCCTGCTCATCGCCGGCGCCAACGTCAGCACCCAACTGCTCAAGCGCTACCTGGACCGCCCCGACTTCGGCATCGACCCGGAACGGGCCGCCGCCGGCAACAGCCTGCCCAGCGGGCACACCGCCGTCGCGGCGTCCGTGGCGATCGCGCTGATCCTGGTGCTGCCGCCGAAGCTGCGGGTGGCCGGCGCGTTCCTCGGCGCCGGTTACGCGGCCGCCGCCGGGGTGGCCACCCTCTCCGCCGGCTGGCACCGGCCCAGCGACGCCGTCGCCGCGTTCCTCGTGGTCGGCGCCTGGGCCGCGGCCGCCGGTCTCGTGCTCCTGTTCTTCCAGCGGGAAGAGGCCGTCGTCTCCCCGGACGACGCGCACCGCGCCGCCGCCGTGGTGCTCGGCCTCGCCGGCGCGGTCGCCCTGGTCGTCTCCGCGCTCGCCCTGTCCTGGCTGGTCGACCGCTCCACCGTCCCCGTCGAGGAACTCACCCGCCGCCCGCTCTTCGTCGGGTACGCGGGCAGCGCGGCCGGCATCGCCGGCACGATCGCCGTGGTGGCCGCGCTGGTGCTCGCCGTGGTGCACCGCCTGGTGCCCCGCTGGAAGGGCTGA
- a CDS encoding YbhB/YbcL family Raf kinase inhibitor-like protein: protein MAGIMLRSTAFTDHDLLPGRFAMDGDNMSPPLQWSDVPDSTEELVLLVEDPDAGKEPFLHWLVTGISPEAGEVPEGGVPPGGREWPNSFGETGWSGPHPPRGEEAHRYFFRLYALNRPLDLSGAPQAADVHRALKGREIASGTTVGTYYR from the coding sequence ATGGCCGGCATCATGCTGCGCAGCACCGCGTTCACCGACCACGACCTGCTGCCCGGGCGGTTCGCCATGGACGGCGACAACATGTCACCGCCGTTGCAGTGGTCGGACGTGCCGGACTCCACCGAGGAGCTGGTCCTGCTCGTCGAGGACCCGGACGCCGGCAAGGAGCCGTTCCTGCACTGGCTGGTCACCGGGATCTCGCCGGAGGCCGGTGAGGTGCCCGAGGGCGGGGTGCCGCCCGGCGGCCGGGAGTGGCCGAACAGCTTCGGCGAGACCGGTTGGAGCGGGCCGCATCCACCGCGGGGTGAGGAGGCGCACCGCTACTTCTTCCGCCTCTACGCGCTGAACCGCCCGCTGGACCTGTCCGGCGCGCCGCAGGCCGCCGACGTGCACCGCGCGCTCAAGGGCCGGGAGATCGCCAGCGGCACCACTGTCGGCACCTACTACCGCTGA
- a CDS encoding maleylpyruvate isomerase N-terminal domain-containing protein has translation MDTVRAAFRDECVRLEGVLRGLDAADLDRPTPCPPWSVRDLLAHVRTGAGRLVGMLAAPAPERAEVDAAGYFGAAKFAPDVDRDRIDGARREAREVPGVPEVADGFARAWRAADAAVAAEPPGRLVRTRHGDAMALTEFLRTRVVEVAVHGLDLADALDRRPWLTPTAAAVVADLLANGATPDGLGWDALTLVRKATGRVPLTDAERAVLDRTGFRWLSFGG, from the coding sequence ATGGACACGGTACGGGCGGCGTTCCGCGACGAGTGCGTACGCCTGGAAGGGGTGCTGCGCGGCCTCGACGCGGCGGACCTGGACCGGCCCACGCCCTGCCCGCCGTGGAGCGTGCGGGACCTGCTGGCACACGTGCGCACCGGTGCCGGGCGGCTGGTCGGCATGCTCGCCGCGCCGGCCCCCGAGCGCGCCGAGGTGGACGCGGCCGGCTACTTCGGGGCGGCCAAGTTCGCGCCCGACGTCGACCGGGACCGGATCGACGGCGCCCGGCGGGAGGCGCGGGAGGTGCCCGGCGTACCCGAGGTGGCCGACGGCTTCGCGCGGGCCTGGCGGGCCGCCGACGCGGCGGTGGCCGCCGAGCCGCCGGGGCGGCTGGTCCGCACCCGGCACGGCGACGCGATGGCGCTCACCGAGTTCCTGCGTACCCGCGTGGTGGAGGTCGCGGTGCACGGCCTGGACCTGGCCGACGCGCTGGACCGGCGACCCTGGCTGACGCCGACCGCGGCGGCGGTGGTCGCCGACCTGCTCGCGAACGGGGCGACGCCCGACGGGCTCGGCTGGGACGCGCTGACCCTGGTGCGCAAGGCCACCGGGCGGGTGCCGCTGACCGACGCGGAGCGGGCGGTGCTGGACCGGACGGGCTTCCGCTGGCTCTCCTTCGGCGGCTGA
- a CDS encoding DUF1028 domain-containing protein, with protein sequence MTFSIVARSADGLLHGVAVASKFLAAGAIVPAAEAEVGALASQAHANLAYRSQGLALLRTGVPAADVVAGLIAADPGRDDRQLGVVGAHGDGATWTGPRCHPWAGGRSGDGWAAQGNILAGPEVVDALRDAWLGGADLPFPQRLLAALAAGDRAGGDRRGRQSAALFVVQRHGGYAGTGDELVDLRVDDHRDPVGELGRLLDIHTLLFGKPDPATLLDLTGPVADEVAALLAAAGHPVGAAGLEEALDAWAGVENLEERIVPGRIDPVVLDHLRRTTAAVAGG encoded by the coding sequence GTGACCTTCTCGATCGTCGCCCGCTCCGCCGACGGCCTCCTGCACGGCGTCGCCGTGGCCAGCAAGTTCCTCGCCGCCGGGGCCATCGTTCCGGCCGCCGAGGCCGAGGTCGGCGCGCTCGCCAGCCAGGCACACGCCAACCTGGCGTACCGGTCGCAGGGGCTGGCGCTGCTGCGCACCGGGGTCCCCGCGGCGGACGTGGTGGCCGGCCTCATCGCCGCGGACCCGGGCCGCGACGACCGGCAGCTCGGCGTGGTCGGCGCGCACGGCGACGGCGCCACCTGGACCGGGCCGCGCTGCCACCCGTGGGCGGGCGGCCGGTCCGGCGACGGCTGGGCCGCGCAGGGCAACATCCTGGCCGGCCCTGAGGTCGTCGACGCGCTCCGGGACGCCTGGCTCGGCGGGGCGGACCTGCCGTTCCCGCAGCGGCTGCTGGCCGCCCTCGCCGCCGGCGACCGGGCCGGCGGCGACCGGCGCGGCCGGCAGAGCGCCGCCCTGTTCGTCGTGCAGCGCCACGGCGGCTACGCCGGCACCGGCGACGAACTGGTCGACCTGCGGGTCGACGACCACCGTGACCCGGTCGGCGAACTGGGCCGGCTCCTCGACATCCACACCCTGCTGTTCGGCAAGCCCGACCCGGCGACCCTGCTCGACCTCACCGGCCCGGTCGCCGACGAGGTGGCGGCGCTGCTGGCCGCCGCCGGTCACCCGGTCGGCGCCGCCGGGCTGGAGGAGGCGCTCGACGCCTGGGCCGGCGTCGAGAACCTGGAGGAGCGCATCGTCCCCGGCCGGATCGACCCGGTCGTCCTGGACCACCTGCGGCGCACCACGGCGGCGGTCGCCGGCGGCTGA
- a CDS encoding low temperature requirement protein A, which translates to MRTPEPAALVGPETGPNRATFVELFFDLVFVFALTRISARAFEDLALEGGKTGWTAVTGGGKTLLLFLALWAVWQGTAWTTSRYDPFHIFLQLIVIIALVGSMVMGVAIPRAFSSTGLAFAVAYVVTQVSRPAILLLTLRRLQHRRLKLRMLITFSVTGVLWLAGALLPTDPRVTLWTLALLLEYLASRFGWPVPGLGRSTVSRWDIHGEHLAERYQQFFLVALGETILVAGLAYSRTPDDASRTAAFAAALLTSVLYWRIYVQRAGRILGEAVTRAAHPATIGRSAADTHLVMVIGVVSSAIGYELVSEHPTGNNQVGWLAMILGGPALFLLGRARFEYEVFGRVSPSRWVAILVLLLLMPVLKPVVSLTASVATPLAAAIAAPLVLLGVAIADARRAWGRPPEAAAPPF; encoded by the coding sequence GTGAGAACGCCGGAGCCGGCCGCCCTGGTCGGGCCGGAGACCGGCCCGAACCGCGCCACGTTCGTGGAACTCTTCTTCGACCTGGTGTTCGTCTTCGCGCTGACCCGGATCTCCGCCCGGGCCTTCGAGGACCTGGCGTTGGAGGGGGGCAAGACCGGCTGGACGGCGGTGACCGGGGGCGGCAAGACGCTGCTGCTGTTCCTCGCGCTCTGGGCGGTCTGGCAGGGCACCGCCTGGACCACCAGCCGCTACGACCCGTTCCACATCTTCCTCCAGCTCATCGTGATCATCGCGCTGGTGGGCAGCATGGTGATGGGGGTGGCCATCCCCCGCGCGTTCAGCTCCACCGGGCTGGCGTTCGCCGTCGCGTACGTGGTGACGCAGGTGAGCCGGCCGGCGATCCTGCTGCTGACGCTGCGCCGGCTCCAGCACCGCCGGCTGAAGCTGCGCATGTTGATCACCTTCAGCGTGACCGGGGTGCTCTGGCTGGCCGGCGCGCTGCTGCCCACCGACCCGCGGGTGACGCTGTGGACACTGGCGCTCCTGCTGGAGTACCTGGCGTCGCGGTTCGGCTGGCCGGTCCCCGGGCTGGGGCGGTCCACCGTCTCCCGCTGGGACATCCACGGCGAGCACCTGGCCGAGCGCTACCAGCAGTTCTTCCTGGTCGCGCTCGGCGAGACGATCCTGGTCGCCGGTCTGGCGTACAGCCGGACCCCGGACGACGCCAGCCGCACCGCCGCCTTCGCCGCCGCGCTGCTCACCTCGGTGCTGTACTGGCGGATCTACGTGCAGCGGGCCGGGCGGATCCTGGGCGAGGCGGTCACCCGGGCCGCGCACCCGGCCACCATCGGCCGCTCCGCCGCCGACACCCACCTGGTGATGGTGATCGGCGTGGTGTCCAGCGCGATCGGCTACGAGCTGGTCAGCGAGCACCCGACCGGCAACAACCAGGTCGGCTGGCTCGCCATGATCCTCGGTGGTCCGGCGCTGTTCCTGCTCGGGCGGGCACGCTTCGAGTACGAGGTGTTCGGCCGGGTGTCCCCGTCGCGCTGGGTCGCCATTCTCGTCCTGCTGCTGCTCATGCCGGTGCTCAAGCCCGTGGTGTCGCTGACCGCGTCCGTCGCCACGCCGTTGGCAGCGGCGATCGCCGCGCCGCTGGTGCTGCTCGGGGTGGCGATCGCCGACGCCCGCCGCGCCTGGGGCCGCCCACCCGAGGCGGCCGCCCCGCCGTTCTGA